In the genome of Passer domesticus isolate bPasDom1 chromosome 2, bPasDom1.hap1, whole genome shotgun sequence, the window CAAGGCTAATCTAAGGTTCCTATATTACTTTATCTATGAGGTATATAAGAAAAATCTAATATCAAATGAAACATAAGTTATCTTGTTTCTAAGCACTgtgtgaaatattttccttcttctcaaTTAACTTTGGACATAAGCAGGATATGCACTTTTAGGAGTGCAATATAAAATATTAGGAAAGTAGTAATTTCCTAATTTTCCTGCCAAACTAAAAAATGCCTTAAAAAGAAGctcctttttattaaaaaaaatttgcaaattatgCAAAAACCCCTATAGAATCAACTCTGACAGTCACTATTCACAGTAGTTAAGTGAGTAAAATCTGAAAATACCTAAATTGCCATTTTCTAGGTCAGTGTCTGCTGCATGCTGGATACAAGGCTGCTGATCTTGAGGGTCAGCAGTATTTTGTTCAGGTCTGATCTGATTTAGTTCCATCTCTTTGGTCAAACTTTTGCTGATGGGCGAGtcacatctgctgctgctgccttgttCACATGTAGAAAATGCCAGCTTGGTTTTGAAGGGCGGAATAAAAGTTTTAGCAGCTTTGCCAGATTTGTACAAACTTCTCGTTTCTTCATTCTCTTTTGCTGAGGCCTTACAGGGAGTGgaaacccctgcagcactgtcTGAAGAGTGCCTGAGAGCACAGTGCTGAAAAATGGCAGGTTTAGACTGGAATCCTCTGAAGTCTTGATCTGGCAGGGTAAGGGTAGGATTCTTGACTTCCTGTCGCTCTTTAGTTGACctacagaaatgaaaacatttaagCATACGGTGTTCATCTTCATGACAAAAATCTTTGTCAGGAGTTTTGTATTCTTAATTTAGCAATACAAATTTCAATCCTGCAtcaataaaaagacaaaatatcaGTCTTTGATATTTAAAAAACCAGAATACTTAACTTCTATCTATTGAGAAAAGACACAGTGTAATAGGGTATAGTTTGTTTAGCATCTCACTGGTTATTGCAGCAGCATGTGTTATAGGGTAACTTAATATTCATTTTGGCATAAAATGATTAGCCTTTTATAAAGTCAGATAGTAAATTATTACTGTATATTTTTAGACAGTTACAAAGAAGAACTCTAAAATTTCTCACCCAAAAGGCTGACAAGTTATGGGTTTTAAAGGCACATGATACATaaattttcttctgtctttgaaAATGCCTGTAACataattagaaaaaataaatgtttgaaaTGACACATTACATACATAGATAGAAATTTACAGCACAagctttatttaaattaatgaaaattaatagaaataattaattaatagaAAAGTCTTCAGAGTGGATTTAAACAGCTTTATTCTTTCCTGCCtccaaaaatgttttttttaaagatcttCCCAGAGAGATCTAAGGGATAAGTGCTCACAATGTTGAGCTCTCAAGAGTTTGTGTCTGTGAGCCAGCAAGACATTTTTAGGCTCCTGAAAGGGAAATGTTTATCCTAATAACTCCAGGTAGGCTCACCGTTCCATTGAGAGCTCTTTCAGCAACTCTTATTCTTTTATTTGGCATTACAACTAAAAAAGGCACATTTGCACAAACTGCTCCTTCCATTATTGAAGGACATGCTTATCTTGGAATATGTAACTAAATTATATCTGCTTGGAATTTAAATCCATTTGTGCTATGTCCTTAGGCTGCAAAGAGGAAGTTTTATATGACAAGTAATTATATAGTAACTACATTGCCAGTAAGTATCTACACAaagttaaataataaaatatattgtgtAGATTAATCACTAAAATGCATTCTTCCTATTGAGACTAGAATTTGTGAGATTTAGGATTCTGAGAAAGCAGGTAAATTCCTCCTGAACTGGAAATTAAATCAGAGTTCTTGCAGAAGGAATATATTTACAGTCTAGGCAATAAGGGAAATAATTAATCATGTGATTTCAAGTCTGCAGAGACATTACCACAGCCGCTTTCCTGAATTTCCATGACTACATTGATAAATGCAGTAGTTAAGCAAACTTATTATGTGTTAGGTTATTGGAAATTGAAGGATTCTCAAGATAACAACTGACACTGGATTACTGCTTAGAATACAAGATGACTAAAATTACCATCAGGGGTGCTTTTTGAAGCTTTCAAAGACCTGGGGGAATTCTTTGTTCTGTTAAATTCAAGCAGAAGCTGCCTCTTAATTGGAGGTTCACctagaataaaaacacagaGTTTTAAAAGTGATATTCCTTTCAAGTTGTTTCTTAACAATCAGGACAACATAACTgtaatttctaaataaaacaCTGAAGTCAGAACAAGGTGAATTAGCAAGTTTTCAGGTCACATGTCAGAAATGGCCTTTTCAAACACAGAGCCATCTCACCACAAATTGCAGAAGCTTCTCCTGTACAGAATGACTGCATACTGTGTTACCAAGAGTGACAACAAAACCCCATATAATGAAGTCTGTTACTAAACTTTTGTGACCAGTAATTATTTTCCACCCAAAATGAAGTCTGTAAGTCTCAAGTTCCCAAACATACAGTTTGCCTCAGAAAGTGCATCCCAGTgcactccagcagcacagctctcacAGTGCACTTCACCTGCATCTCTCTTTGAGTTACTTTTCAGTAACTCAAGAGTCCCTCCAAACTTCTAAGAGTAACTCATCTTTTAGACAAGCTGTAACTAAGGTCAGGGTTCAGCTGCGGCACAGCTATTTCAAGCTGGACTGGTAAGAGTCCTTCCCTGGCTTTTGCCACCGACCCAAACTTTCCAGTGCTAGCCTGCCTCACCTTTGCACCTGAACctgtgcagccaggcagggactctgctgcaaTCTCCCCTTCCACAAGGAGTTttcagccagcccagctccctgaacTGGTCTATGAGTCTGTGCAAGCATCAAGTACCAACACTTCAGCCCTAGACAGATCACTTTCAGAAGCAAGAAACTGCTCTTAGACCAACAACTATTTTTCATATCAGACTAGCAATCTTGATACAAGCAAAACATTGTCCTCACCTACAACGCACaaaaaagtgaaaaggaaaatactgctactcatttttaatgaaaaaacacTAGATTTgtagggaggggaaaaaaaaagaagaaagtgctcagagagaaaaggagcaACAGCTTTCTTATGTAAGTTTATGCTATAACAGCAAACCTGTACAACTTCAAAATTACTGATCACAAATTTAGCTTCTACTGTGCATATTTAAGCCTGGAAAGAATGGATGAACCACCCTGCAGCAAGAAGAGTTTTTGTCACTGACACCTAGAGAAAGAACTTGACTGTTTCTGTGAGCTAAAAACCAACATGACATGCAAAAAACCCTATAAAAGCCTAACCCAATCCACTGTGCAGAAATATGGAGTTGAACATACATAAGATAAAACACCTACCAAGTGAGTGGTTTTCTTCAAAGTGCCTCTTCCCAAAGGTCTTATTTTGGAAGTTTTTATCCGGTCTGCCACTGAAGGTCTGGGCAGCATTAATTTGTACTCCAGAACTGGAAAAACTGTCTTCCATAAAAGCTCTTGCACTTTCTACAGCCTCTACTTCCAAGTAATTTTTTGGACTTTGGAGAAGATTAGAATCAATTTCTGCTTTAGCAGTAGAACTGCATGAAATTGTTTCAGACTCTGGTTTTGACCACAGATTCAGCCGCTCTTTTACAGAAGACTCAGTTTTCTCTTGctgaaagttatttttaaatgataCTAACTGCTTGTTTTTCTGATTGTATGGTGTGTGCTCAGGCATTTTGACATGGTGAGTGCTtggaaaatactttattttctgAGGGCATATGCTTTTACTATCAGAGTCTTGATTGCagcttttttcagttttggatTCTGAGATCACCTTATCCGTTAAAGATTTTACACGTTGACCACTGTCTTTAATTGAACTAAGTTGATCTGTAGTACAAAGCCCACTACTCAAAAAGTAATCAGATTCTTCAAAAATTGCCTTGGCTTTCTGATAAGCATCTTTAGAAACTTTTACATGCTTTCCACTAGCAGTGCTGAAGCCAAAAGCAGAATCTGAAATCAATTCAGGGCtggtattttcttccccttttgaTGACACTACCTGCATTTTCCTAGGAAGTACTTCAGTGTGCATTTTAGACTTTTCAACTTCTTCCTCAACTAAAAATGCTTCTTGTACGTGTGGTGAATTACCTTCCATTTCAGAGAAGAGCTGTCTAGCTTTCCTGAGTGACTCATCTGAAAGCTGTACAGGCTTTCCACTTGCTGTactaaaaaatccaaaattgcTTGTAGAAGCATCTGATGGCTTTATCTGCTTATTTGGAACAAAGTGCCCTAAAAGCTTAATATCCTGCTCAAAGGATTGCTTCTGAGAATTTGAAGCAGACTTTGCATCTGCAGATGTGCTTCTTTCTTGGTGACTGTCTTCATCAGTACTTGCATTTACTTCAATAAATTGGGATGGGGCTGAATTAACCTCTTCACTTGTtgtagcattaaaaaaattagcagAATTAGGACACTCAGCATGAAGGACTACAGATGAAGTTCTAGCAATTTCTCTTTGATTCCTTCCTGAGTTAGGCTCAAGTTCATATTTTACAGCCTCACCACAGTCTTGAAACATTTGTCTGACACTTGCTAATGCACTTTCTGAAACAGACACAGCCTTCCCTTTTGCTGTGCTAAACACGGTTTGTTTCAGATCACCCCTTTGCTTTTCAACCTTAAGTGTTGTTTCTCCTGACCTGTTAAAATTTGTTTCCTCTTCAAGAAGACTGACGAGTGACTGGCTCTGGCAAGCATTGGCTATGGTGTCTGTGAAGCGATTTTTATCAGCAGCAGGTTCACTTAAATGTTCTAAGTCAAATTCCTTACTGTCACCATTCATGTAAGAGCAGCTACTTTTTGAATCTAGAAGGACTGATTCATCAGCTTTACTGTTGCTCTCCTCAacaaataaagtattttttgtATCTCCAGGCACACAGTTGTCTTCAAGGTCATATGGTACCTTTATGAAATGCAGAGATGCAGCAGAGTGCACAGGAAAATCATCTGTGTTTCCTGAATCATCCCTCTCTCTTGGTGAGGAGTCCACCTTGTTCTCTGCAAGGAATTTTCCATCTTCAGACAAGTGAGTGCTACTTAGAGCATCACCCTTCTGTCCTTTAAGGGATTCCAATTCTGACTTTTCAGGTCTGACATCAGCTTGCTTATGTGCATGTGAAGTTACCAAACTCCATTCACAAGCTTCACCTAGATCAACAAATGCATCTGCTTTAGCAGGATCAAAAACTGCAGCATGTTTAATAGGACTGCTCTCTACTGCCTGATTAAACTGATCTCCAAGCTCTTCAGCAATAAGCTTTTCATTAAAATTGAGTTTTTCTGAGTCACACTGAGCAGTGCTTTCAATACATAAATCACAGTCTTTAACACACTTCTTGCCACATTTCCTTTTCTTGCTGAGATTCTCAAAATTGCCATTATGTTCCTTTCCTACATCAACATCTGCAAAAAACTGTTCTGCTTTAGCCAAAAATCCATCAGCAACTGCTATTTTCTTGCCACTAGCAGTATGAAAACCAGTCAGGTAACTCCCTTCCACTTCATTTCCCCCCATGTTTACCTCTTGTTCAAGAGGTATTTGATAATGATGGCAAGAACctatttttattctgctttcaTTCACTGGCAGGTCCTTATCATGAGTGGTGTCTTCTGTCATATTTTTacaatttgttttttctttatcagAGCTCTCCAAAACATTTACATCTCCTTCTCCACACGGTACGCTGAACAAAGGCAGAGAATGATCCAAAGCTGCATCAGGAATGGATTTATCACCACCAGGAGTCTGAAGTTTTGGTGACAAACattcatcttcctttctgtcttctcctttttctttagGAGACTGGTTTTCCATTTTGTATGACATATGTGAACTGTGTTCTTCTGCAGTCATAACAGCATCTTCTAGACATGTTACATCTAATGTGTGGTCTTGCAAATTGCCTTCATTATCTCCTTGATTTAAAATTTGTTTGGAAGTTTTATAATTCTGCTTATGATTTTTGGTGGATAATAGGCTGCTGATACTGTTAGTATTACTGAAGCTAACATTTTCAGTATTATTTGCTGATATTTTTGCCTTGTTTTCCACATTTTCCTTGAATGCTGTACTagtattttcctcatttttattgTGTGTATGGTAGGAAACAGGACCTGTGTAGGAAACAGCATTACTGCTTTTGAAATCTGAAACACGAACagttttttccttgctttcttttGTCAGGCTTCTGGAAAAATTACTGTTAGAAGACATAGATCCATTTGAATTGTGACATCTAGTACCAGTTTCAGAAGATTTGAACAAATAGTTATCATCATCCAAGTCTCTGAAGAGCTCTGCAGACCTACTCAAAGcttcttttgaaatatttatttttttacctcCAGCTGAAGTAAAGCCAATGAAATTAGAAAAGCTGTTCTGCTTAGCTATGGGAAAGCTCTCATCAGATCTTCTACTTTCATTTATGCCTAAGTTAGTAAAAGTAACCTTTTTATCATTTTCGTGGAACAACactgcattttctttctcatttctcaCCAATCCAGTGTCTTCatttgtgtcttcctcctgagTACAATACTTGTCATTTTTTACTtgattttctgattttaaagTGCTACAAACTACcacatctttccttttttcagaaatattttctacatCCTTTGTTCCATTTGCTTCTACAGTTCCTAATTGTTGCAAGCTGTGACTTTGTACTGTGTTGCTTTGCTTTCTAAACTGTGTAAATTCAAACTGACTACCTGTTTCTTCCAAGATACTGGAAAGTTCAGCAATTTCAGCTTCTTGGCTTGCTGTCAAGGTTTGATTTGCTTCTTGCAAGGCTTGTGGAGTTCTAGGAAAGCTTTTACACAAGCCAACTTCATGTGGAGTAAACTGTGTATGCCTGGGCTCAAGAAAACTTGCCTGTGAATCTGAAGAATTGGATAAATTACTGCCCAGCTTGCTTTTTGAATCTGAGAAtaacatattttcctttttaacttGATGTGAAAAGTTTCTGACTCTTTCCATGGAAGAAGTTTCAAAGCATTCATTTTCAATATCCTTGAACAGCATTCTGCTTTTTGCTATGCTGGCTTCAGAGAATTTAATCTGCTTATGGGAAGCAGTCTGAAAGCCACTGAAGCCCAGATTCAAACTGCATGCATTAAGAGTCATTGATGATTCCCCTTTGCACTTTAGGTTCTTGTTTGGCATTTTGCTGGAATACATAGGTGCTCCTTGTTTATCTTCTGCAGAAATGACTTCATTTAAAGAATTATTATCTGCACAGTCTAATAATTCTTCAGAAATGTCTACAGCTACATTACTGGATGCAGCTCCTTGAGGGCTTTTGCTGTTTTCAGCCAGCTTTGGGTCTTCAGTGTTGGCTACGTCCTCTGAAAAGGTAGCTGCATCTGTTTTCTCCCCTTGTTTTAATACAGTACTGTCATTTTCTGAGCAGTTTATTCCCAAGGGTCTTTGTACTTCCCTACAGTCAACTCCTGAATTCTGGTCTGTAGAATGCTTTTTATTGGGTGATAATTTATTGCAACAGTCACTACTGACTCTAGCTGTGCCAAAGTTGATCTGACACAATGTATTGTGGGAACTGCTGTCTGTCACAGATGTAGAGTCACTGTGAATATCAGCCAAGACTTCCTTGTCCCTGTGAGAAGATTCAAGTTCTTTCAGGCTCTGAGGTACAGCAGCTCCATCATTCACCTTAGCACTCATGTCCTTATCTTCTTCACCCTTCCCTAAAGCACAGCTTTTAGGGAGAAATCTGGAATGCTTTCTTGCCATTAAGCATGCTGAAGTCAGAACTTTACGTTTTATATTTGAAACAATCTCATTATTCAAAGGATTTTTTGTGTCTTCTTCCAGTGTATTAGATACTTCTAAACATTTCATTGATGCAGCAGGTTGATCCTCTCTTGCATTTTCCCCCAAGTCTCTCAGGTCTTGTTGTTTCAGCCTATCACGGAAGGAATTATCAGATGAGTTATCCATTACATCCATTTTTAAAGGAGAAGTGCTGAAGTTCTTTGTCCTCATATTTGATTCCAAATGCCTCCTCTCAGCAGGAAGAAAGTGGTCTACAAGACAAGACATTACAGAGAAAAATTTGAATAAATTTATTCAAACAAATGCAGATTcagattttcataaaattttGGCAGATTAGATCATTTTTACACAAGCTTAACAGCAGAAGCCAGAGTATcacttttgttttcaaatgcaAATGCCTTGACAAGGCTGGAGGTCTGTTTAACTTAATTATATTCTAACAGCCAGAAACAAGAGATTTGGCTGCAGTTAATGCTACCAGGtcaaaaacaataaataaattttcagttgTAATGAGATTTCAAAAGATGGGCTTCAACTCCTTGTGTCTCAACATAAGGATTTGTTTC includes:
- the BRCA2 gene encoding breast cancer type 2 susceptibility protein isoform X5, with product MLFNCSSNVMDKKMACKPEERPSFFEIFKAHCSESDLGPISLNWFEELSAEAPPYEPKSFGEVDGPSGWLDQTAFKTPRTKPSTYSQLASTPLLFKEQNAILPPSSPEKEPDQKKTGANRENLTSPGNTRRKIDQENEILASPPGTFHNCLTASPAILKNTYRTPQRNNIPGPYGSLFCTPKLSEVRTPKCISESLGAEVDPDMSWSSSLATPPTLGETVIIARENDSISEAKRQDGRADTILRNYFSKHDKCPGISDASMLSVPETVKLNAEDDIKDLESEVLDGLLGEMDSFEDTLIMPAESSGTLLLMPRALDAVEKYEINPDKTQEKGDAPSQQPNGRKNGISQEVKTNSWTENSHCTRVDGSLLQNTSEDTGDGKDGCLIGHEKELESLRKAGDVHDYRTHKSFENEKPVKGVHSPSSQWSQLNLSGLDETHLEMSVCSSPPSDLHREGNLEEKSLLMAKDDAVETSLLSSSGLIKAQKLSSVDLTEKCCEMKNTEKNPTSEITPVKSVSLSVQDPELVKGCAAEISKMSFLDCNSFLIEHANDTECSVVYNDKFSTHLKAASKSVVTDVLSRPLECSVKSPDNSDDLHLINSENTLTKSGFKNLKMLPSLRKRSKKFIYRLNNTSLNQEIKIQKEVTSELPIHTALPHLESDSYKFRGCLVASDVEQDHFLPAERRHLESNMRTKNFSTSPLKMDVMDNSSDNSFRDRLKQQDLRDLGENAREDQPAASMKCLEVSNTLEEDTKNPLNNEIVSNIKRKVLTSACLMARKHSRFLPKSCALGKGEEDKDMSAKVNDGAAVPQSLKELESSHRDKEVLADIHSDSTSVTDSSSHNTLCQINFGTARVSSDCCNKLSPNKKHSTDQNSGVDCREVQRPLGINCSENDSTVLKQGEKTDAATFSEDVANTEDPKLAENSKSPQGAASSNVAVDISEELLDCADNNSLNEVISAEDKQGAPMYSSKMPNKNLKCKGESSMTLNACSLNLGFSGFQTASHKQIKFSEASIAKSRMLFKDIENECFETSSMERVRNFSHQVKKENMLFSDSKSKLGSNLSNSSDSQASFLEPRHTQFTPHEVGLCKSFPRTPQALQEANQTLTASQEAEIAELSSILEETGSQFEFTQFRKQSNTVQSHSLQQLGTVEANGTKDVENISEKRKDVVVCSTLKSENQVKNDKYCTQEEDTNEDTGLVRNEKENAVLFHENDKKVTFTNLGINESRRSDESFPIAKQNSFSNFIGFTSAGGKKINISKEALSRSAELFRDLDDDNYLFKSSETGTRCHNSNGSMSSNSNFSRSLTKESKEKTVRVSDFKSSNAVSYTGPVSYHTHNKNEENTSTAFKENVENKAKISANNTENVSFSNTNSISSLLSTKNHKQNYKTSKQILNQGDNEGNLQDHTLDVTCLEDAVMTAEEHSSHMSYKMENQSPKEKGEDRKEDECLSPKLQTPGGDKSIPDAALDHSLPLFSVPCGEGDVNVLESSDKEKTNCKNMTEDTTHDKDLPVNESRIKIGSCHHYQIPLEQEVNMGGNEVEGSYLTGFHTASGKKIAVADGFLAKAEQFFADVDVGKEHNGNFENLSKKRKCGKKCVKDCDLCIESTAQCDSEKLNFNEKLIAEELGDQFNQAVESSPIKHAAVFDPAKADAFVDLGEACEWSLVTSHAHKQADVRPEKSELESLKGQKGDALSSTHLSEDGKFLAENKVDSSPRERDDSGNTDDFPVHSAASLHFIKVPYDLEDNCVPGDTKNTLFVEESNSKADESVLLDSKSSCSYMNGDSKEFDLEHLSEPAADKNRFTDTIANACQSQSLVSLLEEETNFNRSGETTLKVEKQRGDLKQTVFSTAKGKAVSVSESALASVRQMFQDCGEAVKYELEPNSGRNQREIARTSSVVLHAECPNSANFFNATTSEEVNSAPSQFIEVNASTDEDSHQERSTSADAKSASNSQKQSFEQDIKLLGHFVPNKQIKPSDASTSNFGFFSTASGKPVQLSDESLRKARQLFSEMEGNSPHVQEAFLVEEEVEKSKMHTEVLPRKMQVVSSKGEENTSPELISDSAFGFSTASGKHVKVSKDAYQKAKAIFEESDYFLSSGLCTTDQLSSIKDSGQRVKSLTDKVISESKTEKSCNQDSDSKSICPQKIKYFPSTHHVKMPEHTPYNQKNKQLVSFKNNFQQEKTESSVKERLNLWSKPESETISCSSTAKAEIDSNLLQSPKNYLEVEAVESARAFMEDSFSSSGVQINAAQTFSGRPDKNFQNKTFGKRHFEENHSLGEPPIKRQLLLEFNRTKNSPRSLKASKSTPDGIFKDRRKFMYHVPLKPITCQPFGSTKERQEVKNPTLTLPDQDFRGFQSKPAIFQHCALRHSSDSAAGVSTPCKASAKENEETRSLYKSGKAAKTFIPPFKTKLAFSTCEQGSSSRCDSPISKSLTKEMELNQIRPEQNTADPQDQQPCIQHAADTDLENGNLAMARMVTNLRCARDLQEMRIKKKCRQNIRSQPGTLYVIKTSASSRIPLKTAVEEKSPSFYSTEELYTYGVSKQCVQVNSTNAESFQFLIKDFFSKEYLLAGNGMQLADGGWLIPTDEGKAGKKEFYRALCDTPGVDPNLITEAWVYNHYRWIVWKLAAMEVSFPHEFANRCLTPEMVLLQLKYRYDLEVDKSKRSAIKKIMERDDAAGKTLVLCISKIISLNTVVSPSSSNKNMESKKAAALIEVTDGWYGIRALLDPPLKAFLDRRRLTIGQKIIVHGAELVGPQNGCTPLEAPDSLMLKISANSTRRVRWHTKLGFHRDPRPFPVPLSSLYSEGGAVGCIDVVIQRTYPVQWMEKTSAGSYVFRNSRAEEREAAKHAEEQQKKLEALFAKIQAEYEKHEVYWLYST
- the BRCA2 gene encoding breast cancer type 2 susceptibility protein isoform X1, translated to MLFNCSSNVMDKKMACKPEERPSFFEIFKAHCSESDLGPISLNWFEELSAEAPPYEPKSFGEVDGPSGWLDQTAFKTPRTKPSTYSQLASTPLLFKEQNAILPPSSPEKEPDQKKTGANRENLTSPGNTRRKIDQENEILASPPGTFHNCLTASPAILKNTYRTPQRNNIPGPYGSLFCTPKLSEVRTPKCISESLGAEVDPDMSWSSSLATPPTLGETVIIARENDSISEAKRQDGRADTILRNYFSKHDKCPGISDASMLSVPETVKLNAEDDIKDLESEVLDGLLGEMDSFEDTLIMPAESSGTLLLMPRALDAVEKYEINPDKTQEKGDAPSQQPNGRKNGISQEVKTNSWTENSHCTRVDGSLLQNTSEDTGDGKDGCLIGHEKELESLRKAGDVHDYRTHKSFENEKPVKGVHSPSSQWSQLNLSGLDETHLEMSVCSSPPSDLHREGNLEEKSLLMAKDDAVETSLLSSSGLIKAQKLSSVDLTEKCCEMKNTEKNPTSEITPVKSVSLSVQDPELVKGCAAEISKMSFLDCNSFLIEHANDTECSVVYNDKFSTHLKAASKSVVTDVLSRPLECSVKSPDNSDDLHLINSENTLTKSGFKNLKMLPSLRKRSKKFIYRLNNTSLNQEIKIQKEVTSELPIHTALPHLESDSYKFRGCLVASDVEQDHFLPAERRHLESNMRTKNFSTSPLKMDVMDNSSDNSFRDRLKQQDLRDLGENAREDQPAASMKCLEVSNTLEEDTKNPLNNEIVSNIKRKVLTSACLMARKHSRFLPKSCALGKGEEDKDMSAKVNDGAAVPQSLKELESSHRDKEVLADIHSDSTSVTDSSSHNTLCQINFGTARVSSDCCNKLSPNKKHSTDQNSGVDCREVQRPLGINCSENDSTVLKQGEKTDAATFSEDVANTEDPKLAENSKSPQGAASSNVAVDISEELLDCADNNSLNEVISAEDKQGAPMYSSKMPNKNLKCKGESSMTLNACSLNLGFSGFQTASHKQIKFSEASIAKSRMLFKDIENECFETSSMERVRNFSHQVKKENMLFSDSKSKLGSNLSNSSDSQASFLEPRHTQFTPHEVGLCKSFPRTPQALQEANQTLTASQEAEIAELSSILEETGSQFEFTQFRKQSNTVQSHSLQQLGTVEANGTKDVENISEKRKDVVVCSTLKSENQVKNDKYCTQEEDTNEDTGLVRNEKENAVLFHENDKKVTFTNLGINESRRSDESFPIAKQNSFSNFIGFTSAGGKKINISKEALSRSAELFRDLDDDNYLFKSSETGTRCHNSNGSMSSNSNFSRSLTKESKEKTVRVSDFKSSNAVSYTGPVSYHTHNKNEENTSTAFKENVENKAKISANNTENVSFSNTNSISSLLSTKNHKQNYKTSKQILNQGDNEGNLQDHTLDVTCLEDAVMTAEEHSSHMSYKMENQSPKEKGEDRKEDECLSPKLQTPGGDKSIPDAALDHSLPLFSVPCGEGDVNVLESSDKEKTNCKNMTEDTTHDKDLPVNESRIKIGSCHHYQIPLEQEVNMGGNEVEGSYLTGFHTASGKKIAVADGFLAKAEQFFADVDVGKEHNGNFENLSKKRKCGKKCVKDCDLCIESTAQCDSEKLNFNEKLIAEELGDQFNQAVESSPIKHAAVFDPAKADAFVDLGEACEWSLVTSHAHKQADVRPEKSELESLKGQKGDALSSTHLSEDGKFLAENKVDSSPRERDDSGNTDDFPVHSAASLHFIKVPYDLEDNCVPGDTKNTLFVEESNSKADESVLLDSKSSCSYMNGDSKEFDLEHLSEPAADKNRFTDTIANACQSQSLVSLLEEETNFNRSGETTLKVEKQRGDLKQTVFSTAKGKAVSVSESALASVRQMFQDCGEAVKYELEPNSGRNQREIARTSSVVLHAECPNSANFFNATTSEEVNSAPSQFIEVNASTDEDSHQERSTSADAKSASNSQKQSFEQDIKLLGHFVPNKQIKPSDASTSNFGFFSTASGKPVQLSDESLRKARQLFSEMEGNSPHVQEAFLVEEEVEKSKMHTEVLPRKMQVVSSKGEENTSPELISDSAFGFSTASGKHVKVSKDAYQKAKAIFEESDYFLSSGLCTTDQLSSIKDSGQRVKSLTDKVISESKTEKSCNQDSDSKSICPQKIKYFPSTHHVKMPEHTPYNQKNKQLVSFKNNFQQEKTESSVKERLNLWSKPESETISCSSTAKAEIDSNLLQSPKNYLEVEAVESARAFMEDSFSSSGVQINAAQTFSGRPDKNFQNKTFGKRHFEENHSLGEPPIKRQLLLEFNRTKNSPRSLKASKSTPDGIFKDRRKFMYHVPLKPITCQPFGSTKERQEVKNPTLTLPDQDFRGFQSKPAIFQHCALRHSSDSAAGVSTPCKASAKENEETRSLYKSGKAAKTFIPPFKTKLAFSTCEQGSSSRCDSPISKSLTKEMELNQIRPEQNTADPQDQQPCIQHAADTDLENGNLAMARMVTNLRCARDLQEMRIKKKCRQNIRSQPGTLYVIKTSASSRIPLKTAVEEKSPSFYSTEELYTYGVSKQCVQVNSTNAESFQFLIKDFFSKEYLLAGNGMQLADGGWLIPTDEGKAGKKEFYRALCDTPGVDPNLITEAWVYNHYRWIVWKLAAMEVSFPHEFANRCLTPEMVLLQLKYRYDLEVDKSKRSAIKKIMERDDAAGKTLVLCISKIISLNTVVSPSSSNKNMESKKAAALIEVTDGWYGIRALLDPPLKAFLDRRRLTIGQKIIVHGAELVGPQNGCTPLEAPDSLMLKISANSTRRVRWHTKLGFHRDPRPFPVPLSSLYSEGGAVGCIDVVIQRTYPVQWMEKTSAGSYVFRNSRAEEREAAKHAEEQQKKLEALFAKIQAEYEKHEERTSRRTPRSRIITRQQIHNLQDGAELYEAIQNASDPGYMEGYLSDDQLKALKAYRQLMNDKKQTQMQEQFKKALESQEENGCYKRDVSAVWRLYVVDYRKQEKHKGAVLSVWRPLPDVCSLLKEGARYRIFQLSASQSRGRADATSIHLTATKKTQYLQLPVSQEMLVQIFFPRKALEFTSLLDPSFQPPCAEVDLVGVVISVSRTGFTTVVYLSDESYNLVAVKIWTDLRHLAIEDVVVRCSLISASNLQWQSEFRSEIPVLLAGDLSLFSASPKECYLQEKVNELRSVMENVASFCSDAESKLMNLLRRNRLLTPGLTKRCGLESPSPSCSHAEDRSLISSRIEMKHPSPLSTSTPNMELVTPGSAKTPSPATANENHLKTSKKRKAMDFLSCIPAPPPLTPICSVISPSVKRAFQPPRSLGLQHSKSPKGTDQNIGLVTPCRKVRETVHLPENDLVADEELAMINTQALMNNLPEEKKMDYVNENSNATTTTLSDDLSSRKSSRSAGEANNSSKAVLK